Proteins encoded within one genomic window of Hevea brasiliensis isolate MT/VB/25A 57/8 chromosome 8, ASM3005281v1, whole genome shotgun sequence:
- the LOC110639001 gene encoding cytokinin riboside 5'-monophosphate phosphoribohydrolase LOG1-like isoform X2 — MLLLNLVERKIDLVYGGGSVGLMGLISQTVFNGGCHVLGVMPKALSPHEISGETIGEMRTVADMHQRKAEMARHADAFIALPGGYGTLEELLEIIAWSQLGIHDKPVGLLNVDGYYNSLLALFDKGVEEGFIKDTARHIVVIAETAAELIKKMEEYTSVHDKVVPRQSWEVDQ, encoded by the exons ATGCTGCTCTTGAACTTG GTTGAAAGAAAGATTGATTTGGTCTATGGTGGAGGAAGTGTAGGTCTTATGGGTTTGATCTCACAAACTGTATTTAATGGAGGTTGCCATGTTCTTGG AGTGATGCCTAAGGCTCTCAGTCCTCATGAG ATATCTGGAGAAACCATAGGAGAAATGAGAACTGTTGCAGACATGCACCAAAGAAAGGCAGAAATGGCAAGACATGCAGATGCTTTCATTGCACTTCCTG GTGGCTATGGAACACTGGAAGAACTGTTAGAGATAATTGCCTGGTCTCAGCTAGGAATTCATGACAAACCA GTGGGGTTGTTAAATGTAGATGGATATTATAACAGCTTGCTTGCCTTGTTTGATAAGGGAGTTGAAGAAGGTTTCATAAAAGATACTGCAAGGCATATTGTGGTTATAGCAGAAACAGCAGCAGAACTCATCAAGAAGATGGAG GAGTACACATCAGTCCATGATAAGGTTGTGCCCAGACAAAGTTGGGAAGTGGACCAGTAA
- the LOC110639001 gene encoding cytokinin riboside 5'-monophosphate phosphoribohydrolase LOG1-like isoform X1 produces MEGEKGTSATSEKRRSFKRICVFCGSRAGYKSSFGDAALELGKELVERKIDLVYGGGSVGLMGLISQTVFNGGCHVLGVMPKALSPHEISGETIGEMRTVADMHQRKAEMARHADAFIALPGGYGTLEELLEIIAWSQLGIHDKPVGLLNVDGYYNSLLALFDKGVEEGFIKDTARHIVVIAETAAELIKKMEEYTSVHDKVVPRQSWEVDQ; encoded by the exons ATGGAAGGAGAAAAAGGAACATCTGCAACAAGTGAAAAGAGAAGAAGTTTTAAGAGGATATGTGTCTTCTGTGGGAGTAGAGCTGGATACAAGTCTTCATTTGGTGATGCTGCTCTTGAACTTGGTAAAGAACTG GTTGAAAGAAAGATTGATTTGGTCTATGGTGGAGGAAGTGTAGGTCTTATGGGTTTGATCTCACAAACTGTATTTAATGGAGGTTGCCATGTTCTTGG AGTGATGCCTAAGGCTCTCAGTCCTCATGAG ATATCTGGAGAAACCATAGGAGAAATGAGAACTGTTGCAGACATGCACCAAAGAAAGGCAGAAATGGCAAGACATGCAGATGCTTTCATTGCACTTCCTG GTGGCTATGGAACACTGGAAGAACTGTTAGAGATAATTGCCTGGTCTCAGCTAGGAATTCATGACAAACCA GTGGGGTTGTTAAATGTAGATGGATATTATAACAGCTTGCTTGCCTTGTTTGATAAGGGAGTTGAAGAAGGTTTCATAAAAGATACTGCAAGGCATATTGTGGTTATAGCAGAAACAGCAGCAGAACTCATCAAGAAGATGGAG GAGTACACATCAGTCCATGATAAGGTTGTGCCCAGACAAAGTTGGGAAGTGGACCAGTAA